One window of the Candidatus Zixiibacteriota bacterium genome contains the following:
- a CDS encoding Pseudouridine synthase, protein MTGNDTRQPPQKTVEISCPPNIKRERLDRYLGRDSKIGLSRSKIQKLIESGLVTVDGRPAEHSHILNGGEKIKIQIPPAVNPGINPEEIPLNVIFEDEFLLVVNKPAGMVTHPAAGHRSGTLVNALLNYSSDLSRGQGLERAGIVHRLDKNTSGLIIAAKNDTVHQLLQNAFQKREIKKKYWALVCGHMKKDSDTIDRPVGRSRKDRKKMTVTDLKGRRALTGYRLLERYKLYDLLEIDLLTGRTHQIRVHLSHLGHPVFGDPEYGGRQKWHRGIYSADHRLAEKALDLIPRQALHAKSLVFRHPVTGRTISLDSALPEDFQNLLNFLTESFR, encoded by the coding sequence ATGACCGGGAATGATACTCGACAGCCCCCTCAAAAAACTGTCGAAATTTCCTGCCCGCCGAACATCAAGAGGGAACGGCTGGATCGATATCTCGGCCGCGATTCAAAAATTGGCCTATCCCGAAGCAAAATCCAGAAATTGATTGAGAGTGGGTTGGTGACAGTTGACGGGCGCCCTGCGGAGCATTCCCATATCCTGAATGGCGGCGAAAAAATTAAAATTCAAATCCCGCCGGCCGTAAATCCCGGAATAAATCCCGAAGAAATCCCCCTTAATGTTATTTTTGAAGATGAATTTCTTCTTGTCGTCAATAAGCCCGCCGGAATGGTGACCCACCCCGCGGCCGGTCACCGGTCGGGAACCCTGGTCAACGCCCTTTTGAATTACTCATCCGATCTCTCGCGCGGCCAGGGTCTTGAGCGGGCCGGTATCGTCCACCGTCTTGACAAAAACACCTCCGGTCTCATCATTGCCGCCAAAAATGACACGGTTCATCAGCTTCTTCAAAATGCCTTCCAAAAAAGAGAAATAAAGAAAAAATATTGGGCGCTGGTCTGCGGACATATGAAAAAGGATTCCGATACTATCGACAGGCCGGTCGGACGATCCCGGAAGGACCGCAAAAAAATGACTGTAACCGATCTTAAAGGACGCCGCGCCCTCACCGGCTACCGCCTTCTGGAGCGTTATAAATTGTATGATCTCCTTGAAATCGATCTGCTGACCGGGCGGACCCATCAAATCCGTGTTCACCTCTCTCATCTCGGTCACCCTGTTTTTGGCGATCCGGAGTACGGCGGCCGGCAAAAATGGCACCGAGGAATATATTCCGCCGATCACCGCCTTGCCGAAAAGGCGCTGGATCTGATACCCCGTCAGGCGCTGCACGCCAAGTCGCTGGTTTTCCGCCACCCCGTAACCGGCCGGACCATTTCTCTTGATAGTGCCCTCCCCGAAGATTTTCAAAATTTGCTGAATTTTCTGACCGAATCATTTCGCTAA
- a CDS encoding conserved exported hypothetical protein (Evidence 4 : Unknown function but conserved in other organisms): MSKYLIWTAVLLLLLSSLAIAQTGQIQLDVKRQTLPNGLRILVLENHSSPVFSAIIRFNTGSLDERPGLTGVSHLLEHMLFKGTKIFGTSNYKAEVPIMNQIDSLAHLIFAEQVKLNSPLYPNDSTRYKELRGRLDSLQMAEKKYIIKDELWSTFLQNGGTGLNASTGNDGTQYYVSLPKNRLELWALMESDRMANMVLREFYSERDVVMEERRLGENSPWGSLGEALNSTIYWASPYDWPVVGWMSDLHMVMREDVEAYFKAHYSPSNAVVAIVGDVDANEVFKICSKYFSAIPSQPLPRPVVTSDAPQRGERRTEIEYDANPMAMVAWNTPEVGDSDIPALDFAANILSNGRTSRFYKNIKEKKLGDARASMDNMTRNPGTFSCVLTPTGDHTVAEMETAAYAEIDRLKTEKVSDWELEKVRNQIDAGFIRSLQSNRGMAFRLSSSEAITGDWHYFLNYREALKKVTADDIMRVVNKYLVKSNRSVAYIVRTKGASDEMKKERQPRPEGPQ, translated from the coding sequence ATGAGCAAGTACCTAATTTGGACGGCGGTGCTTCTCTTGCTGTTGAGTTCATTGGCCATCGCCCAAACCGGCCAGATACAGCTCGATGTCAAGAGGCAAACGCTTCCCAATGGATTGCGGATTCTGGTGCTGGAGAATCACTCTTCACCGGTCTTTTCAGCCATAATCCGCTTCAACACCGGTTCTCTGGATGAGCGCCCCGGACTGACGGGGGTTTCTCACCTTCTGGAGCATATGTTATTCAAGGGGACAAAAATTTTCGGCACCAGTAATTATAAGGCCGAGGTGCCGATTATGAATCAGATCGATTCTTTGGCGCATTTGATCTTTGCCGAGCAGGTAAAACTAAACAGCCCGCTCTACCCGAATGATTCGACTCGATATAAAGAACTCCGGGGACGGCTGGACAGCCTGCAGATGGCCGAAAAGAAATATATTATTAAGGATGAACTCTGGAGTACCTTCCTGCAGAATGGCGGAACCGGACTGAATGCCTCGACCGGCAACGACGGCACGCAGTATTATGTATCCCTGCCCAAAAACCGTCTGGAACTCTGGGCCCTCATGGAATCGGATCGGATGGCAAATATGGTCTTGAGGGAATTCTACTCCGAACGTGATGTGGTCATGGAAGAGAGACGTCTGGGCGAAAACAGCCCCTGGGGATCTCTGGGTGAAGCGCTGAATTCGACCATCTATTGGGCGTCGCCGTACGACTGGCCGGTAGTGGGATGGATGAGCGATTTGCATATGGTTATGAGAGAAGACGTCGAGGCGTATTTCAAGGCTCACTATTCTCCTTCGAACGCAGTTGTAGCCATTGTCGGCGATGTCGATGCCAACGAAGTTTTCAAAATTTGCAGTAAATATTTCAGCGCGATTCCGAGCCAGCCATTGCCGCGCCCGGTCGTTACAAGCGATGCTCCGCAGAGAGGTGAAAGACGAACCGAGATTGAATATGACGCTAATCCGATGGCTATGGTGGCGTGGAACACCCCTGAGGTCGGCGACTCCGATATTCCGGCGCTGGATTTTGCTGCCAATATTCTTTCCAACGGGCGGACCAGCCGCTTCTACAAAAATATAAAGGAAAAGAAACTGGGTGATGCCCGGGCGTCGATGGATAATATGACGCGCAATCCGGGAACCTTCAGCTGCGTCTTGACGCCGACGGGGGATCATACGGTCGCGGAAATGGAAACGGCCGCCTATGCGGAAATCGATCGCCTTAAAACCGAAAAAGTTTCCGATTGGGAACTGGAGAAGGTTCGCAATCAGATCGACGCCGGTTTTATCCGGTCACTGCAATCCAACCGCGGCATGGCGTTTCGCCTCTCATCGAGCGAGGCGATCACCGGTGACTGGCATTACTTCCTGAATTATCGGGAGGCGCTGAAGAAGGTGACGGCCGATGATATCATGCGGGTCGTCAATAAATATCTGGTGAAAAGCAATCGCTCGGTGGCCTACATCGTAAGGACCAAAGGGGCGTCGGATGAAATGAAAAAAGAGAGGCAACCCCGCCCGGAGGGACCGCAATGA
- the metG gene encoding Methionine--tRNA ligase, giving the protein MQKPYYITTPIYYVNDRPHIGHAYTTIAADLLARYQRLNGRDAFFLTGTDEHGSKIAEAAAAAGLDPKAFCDSIVIHFKKAWENLSIKYDDFIRTTDDRHVRAVQHLLDILKNATTDKGDPVIYPGEYEGLYCVGCEKFLTEKDLVDGLCPAHKRKPEVLREKNYFFRLTAYLDRLKGLIENNELIILPEERRREVLGLLNQDLTDFSASRERVEWGIPLPFDKSQSAYVWVDALSNYISAIGYGSDEKKFHKWWYEAEIVHLMAKEILKFHCIYWPAMLMAARLPLPKVIFLHGYFTVDGEKMSKSLGNVIDPNELVARFGSDGARYLLLTQYPFGVDGDVQVSRMTTKFNSDLANDLGNLVSRVARMIVASFDGQLPEPDKDIAGMAELVSRSETLPEAVLRNINTFQIGTAIDEIMALVRYTNRFFDSAAPWKMLKEGQTKKTGGVLYACSEVIRIVGILLSPLMPNKSLEILGVFGLGQKDLSIDNARTFFTLVPGSNVHLGESIFPRLQESKSPVPSQKNVPPTADLIDITDFARIKMVVAQVLEAEKVAGSDKLLQLRIDLGDEKRQIVAGIAEFYNPDEIVGKKIIVVKNLKPATIRGVESNGMLLAAKKGKELCILAPEKDLPVGATIS; this is encoded by the coding sequence GTGCAAAAACCGTATTATATCACCACCCCAATATACTATGTCAATGATCGTCCCCATATAGGGCATGCTTATACCACCATCGCCGCCGATCTTCTGGCCCGCTATCAGCGCCTGAACGGCCGGGATGCCTTTTTCCTGACCGGGACCGATGAGCACGGGTCGAAAATTGCCGAAGCCGCCGCGGCCGCCGGATTGGACCCCAAGGCCTTTTGTGACAGCATCGTCATCCATTTCAAAAAAGCCTGGGAAAATCTGTCTATTAAGTACGATGATTTCATCCGAACCACCGATGATCGTCATGTTCGGGCTGTCCAGCACCTGCTTGATATTCTCAAAAATGCTACGACCGACAAGGGTGATCCGGTCATCTATCCCGGCGAATATGAAGGTCTCTATTGTGTCGGTTGCGAGAAATTTTTGACCGAAAAAGATCTTGTCGACGGTCTTTGCCCGGCTCACAAAAGAAAACCGGAAGTCCTGCGGGAAAAAAATTATTTTTTCCGGCTTACCGCCTATCTTGATCGGCTCAAGGGTCTGATTGAGAATAATGAATTAATAATTCTGCCTGAGGAACGCCGCCGTGAGGTCCTCGGTCTATTAAACCAGGACTTGACCGACTTTTCCGCCTCTCGCGAACGGGTGGAATGGGGAATTCCCCTGCCGTTCGATAAATCGCAATCCGCCTATGTTTGGGTCGATGCGCTCTCCAATTATATCAGCGCCATCGGATATGGAAGCGACGAAAAGAAATTTCATAAATGGTGGTATGAAGCGGAAATCGTCCATTTGATGGCAAAGGAAATTTTGAAGTTCCATTGTATTTACTGGCCGGCGATGTTGATGGCCGCCCGCTTGCCGCTCCCCAAAGTTATCTTTCTGCACGGATATTTCACTGTCGACGGCGAAAAAATGTCCAAATCTCTGGGAAATGTGATTGACCCCAATGAACTGGTCGCCCGATTTGGCTCCGATGGTGCCAGATACCTCCTTTTGACCCAGTACCCTTTTGGTGTCGATGGCGATGTGCAGGTTTCCCGCATGACAACTAAATTCAACAGTGATCTGGCCAATGATCTCGGCAATCTGGTCTCCCGCGTGGCCCGGATGATAGTCGCGAGCTTTGACGGCCAATTGCCGGAACCGGACAAGGATATTGCCGGGATGGCGGAGCTGGTCAGCCGAAGCGAAACTCTCCCGGAAGCGGTCCTTAGAAATATCAACACCTTTCAAATCGGCACCGCAATCGATGAAATTATGGCATTGGTTCGCTACACCAACAGGTTTTTCGATTCGGCCGCGCCCTGGAAAATGCTCAAAGAAGGACAGACAAAAAAAACCGGCGGGGTGCTGTATGCCTGTTCCGAAGTGATTCGTATCGTCGGGATCCTCCTTTCGCCCTTGATGCCGAACAAATCGCTTGAAATTCTCGGGGTCTTCGGCCTGGGCCAAAAAGACTTGTCGATTGACAATGCCCGGACCTTTTTCACGCTGGTTCCGGGTAGCAACGTGCATCTCGGAGAATCGATTTTCCCCCGACTGCAGGAAAGCAAGTCCCCAGTCCCATCGCAGAAAAATGTTCCTCCCACGGCCGACCTGATTGATATCACCGATTTTGCCCGGATTAAGATGGTGGTGGCGCAGGTGCTTGAAGCCGAGAAAGTGGCTGGCTCCGATAAACTGCTCCAATTGAGGATTGATCTAGGCGATGAAAAACGACAAATCGTTGCTGGCATCGCGGAATTCTATAATCCGGATGAAATTGTCGGCAAAAAAATCATAGTCGTCAAGAATCTCAAACCAGCCACGATTCGCGGGGTTGAATCCAATGGCATGCTCCTTGCGGCCAAAAAGGGAAAAGAACTCTGCATTCTCGCGCCGGAAAAGGATCTGCCGGTCGGGGCGACTATCTCCTGA
- a CDS encoding conserved hypothetical protein (Evidence 4 : Unknown function but conserved in other organisms) — protein sequence MKKFIFLTAIIMGAVGLVSGQETAPRSPGSELLSKLAIQPIELAIPEVGKGVDRVVLDNGLTIYLYEDHHLPIFNISTLIHCGDIFDPADKDGLSGLVGTVMRTGGTKSISGDSINVLMEYIGGSLECHVGMENGSVSLDILSKDVDLGLKLYADLLRNPAFPQDKLDLAKADIRNSIKRRNDNPSGVVNMYFDNIVYGDHPYGRILNWASVKNVTVQDLVDYHKKFFVPNQTIIGVSGDFKKDEIIGKLKEYLGNWPKSTEPLPPYPPVEYKYHPGVYEIRKDINQGYISIGELGIRRDNPDRFAISIMNYILGGGSFTSRLTSKVRSDEGLAYHVGSTFETDSRDFGTFDAVCQTKSATTFKAIDLMVAEIKKIRDQGVSEQELKEARDAVINRFVFTFDSPARIVGNLMNLEFNGLPEDYYRTYLDNYRKISTADIKRVAMEYLKPDQLSYIVVGMPDKFEKSLDVFGPVKVIDLSPPLLD from the coding sequence ATGAAAAAGTTTATATTTTTGACAGCAATAATTATGGGGGCAGTCGGTTTGGTTTCCGGCCAGGAAACGGCACCCAGATCGCCCGGGTCGGAATTATTGAGCAAACTGGCAATCCAACCGATTGAATTGGCTATTCCCGAAGTGGGCAAAGGTGTTGACAGGGTGGTACTGGATAACGGACTTACGATTTATCTCTACGAAGATCATCACCTTCCGATTTTCAATATCAGCACCCTAATTCACTGCGGCGACATATTCGATCCCGCAGATAAAGACGGATTATCCGGGCTGGTAGGAACGGTCATGAGAACCGGCGGCACAAAAAGTATCAGCGGCGATTCCATCAATGTCCTGATGGAGTACATCGGCGGAAGTCTGGAATGCCATGTGGGGATGGAAAACGGCTCGGTTTCACTCGATATCTTATCGAAAGATGTAGATTTGGGGTTGAAGTTGTACGCCGATCTTCTCCGCAATCCGGCATTTCCGCAAGACAAACTGGACCTGGCCAAGGCCGATATCAGAAATAGCATAAAGAGGAGAAATGATAACCCGTCGGGCGTAGTCAACATGTATTTCGACAATATCGTCTACGGCGATCATCCCTACGGCCGTATCCTGAATTGGGCTTCGGTCAAAAATGTCACCGTTCAGGATCTGGTTGATTATCACAAAAAATTCTTCGTCCCCAATCAGACCATTATAGGTGTGAGCGGCGATTTTAAGAAAGATGAAATCATCGGGAAATTGAAAGAGTATTTGGGTAATTGGCCGAAATCAACGGAACCGCTTCCCCCCTATCCTCCGGTGGAGTATAAATATCATCCCGGAGTATATGAGATCAGGAAGGATATCAATCAGGGTTACATTTCCATAGGTGAATTGGGAATCAGGCGCGATAACCCGGATCGGTTCGCCATTAGCATCATGAATTACATTCTTGGCGGCGGTTCGTTCACTTCCCGTCTGACTTCGAAAGTCAGGTCGGATGAAGGGCTGGCTTATCATGTCGGATCGACTTTTGAGACAGACTCCCGGGACTTTGGCACTTTTGATGCGGTCTGCCAGACTAAAAGCGCCACGACCTTCAAGGCCATCGATTTGATGGTCGCGGAAATAAAAAAGATTCGCGACCAGGGAGTCTCGGAGCAGGAATTGAAGGAAGCCCGGGACGCCGTCATCAACCGCTTTGTTTTCACTTTCGACAGCCCGGCTCGAATTGTCGGCAATTTGATGAATCTGGAATTCAATGGATTGCCTGAAGATTATTATAGGACATACCTTGATAATTATAGAAAGATATCTACCGCCGATATAAAACGGGTGGCAATGGAATATTTGAAGCCGGATCAACTGAGTTATATCGTAGTGGGTATGCCGGATAAATTCGAGAAATCTCTTGATGTATTCGGGCCGGTAAAAGTAATCGATTTGAGTCCGCCGCTATTGGATTAA
- the yabD gene encoding Uncharacterized deoxyribonuclease YabD yields MIDSHCHLDLKEYHGNLEETINNARREGVEIMVNIGADMKSSEKSVALAEKYDCIYATVGVHPHDASKYDPPTESGLLRLLQHKKTVAIGEIGLDYYRDLSPRAEQRRVFLRQLEIAVRENFPVVIHSRDSFRDTVGALKDYYENLPGGIFHCFPGTIDEAFEVIDMGFHISVGGVITYPKAKMAEVAAAVPLDKILLETDSPYLTPVPFRGQANQPAYVKYICAKLAELQGISFAEAEKITDRNCRKVYRLVETFGG; encoded by the coding sequence ATGATCGACTCTCATTGTCATCTTGATCTGAAAGAATATCACGGCAATCTGGAGGAGACCATAAATAATGCCCGCCGCGAGGGGGTTGAAATTATGGTCAATATTGGTGCCGATATGAAGTCTTCTGAAAAATCGGTCGCTCTTGCCGAAAAGTACGATTGCATATACGCTACCGTGGGGGTACACCCGCACGATGCTTCGAAGTACGATCCCCCGACCGAATCCGGTCTGTTGCGACTTCTTCAGCACAAAAAGACGGTCGCCATTGGCGAAATCGGCCTTGATTATTACCGCGATTTGTCACCTCGTGCGGAACAGAGAAGAGTATTCCTGCGGCAGCTTGAAATTGCCGTCCGCGAAAACTTCCCGGTGGTAATCCATTCCCGCGATTCGTTTCGCGATACGGTAGGGGCCCTGAAAGACTATTACGAAAATCTTCCCGGGGGCATTTTTCATTGTTTTCCGGGGACAATCGACGAAGCGTTCGAAGTAATAGATATGGGATTCCACATTTCTGTCGGCGGCGTCATCACCTACCCCAAAGCAAAAATGGCCGAAGTCGCCGCCGCCGTCCCGTTGGACAAAATATTACTTGAAACCGATTCCCCATATCTTACACCTGTACCCTTCCGCGGCCAAGCGAATCAGCCGGCTTATGTCAAGTACATCTGCGCCAAATTGGCCGAACTTCAGGGGATTTCGTTCGCCGAAGCCGAGAAGATTACGGATCGCAACTGCCGTAAGGTTTATCGCCTGGTTGAGACTTTCGGGGGGTAA
- a CDS encoding putative Ribosomal RNA small subunit methyltransferase A (Evidence 3 : Putative function from multiple computational evidences), giving the protein MPFQKPKKRFSQNFLTDKNIAGAIVDLLQVHPGETVFEIGTGRGILTRLLADTGTNIFSFELDRTLIDQLNRMFEGTPAVRIVNQDFLKVEPHDYHAGSFKLIGNIPYDITSPLLEWMIVHRSSVTRAVITAQEELADRISSKPGSKNWAPLSIFCQCHFGIKKAMKIGPKAFYPPPKVNSATLLFEPRELYRIDDWTAFEKIVRLSFAHRRKFLTNNLLESDKLTRSVLEKVLDRLRWPPQIRAEEIDIEGFIRLTGELKKIILS; this is encoded by the coding sequence GTGCCGTTTCAGAAGCCGAAGAAACGCTTTTCACAAAATTTCCTGACCGATAAAAATATCGCCGGAGCCATAGTTGATTTGCTTCAAGTTCATCCCGGCGAAACCGTCTTTGAAATCGGCACCGGGCGCGGCATTTTAACCCGCCTTTTGGCCGATACCGGAACAAATATTTTTTCATTCGAACTGGATCGGACTCTGATCGACCAATTGAATCGAATGTTCGAAGGGACCCCGGCGGTCAGAATCGTAAACCAGGACTTTCTGAAAGTCGAGCCGCATGATTATCACGCCGGCTCTTTCAAATTGATAGGCAATATTCCTTATGATATAACTTCCCCGCTTCTGGAATGGATGATTGTTCATCGATCCTCTGTCACAAGGGCAGTCATTACCGCTCAGGAGGAATTGGCTGACAGAATCTCCTCGAAACCGGGGAGTAAGAATTGGGCGCCTCTGTCTATATTCTGCCAATGTCATTTTGGGATCAAGAAGGCGATGAAAATAGGACCGAAAGCATTTTACCCTCCGCCAAAAGTGAATTCCGCCACGCTCCTCTTTGAGCCCCGGGAACTATATCGCATTGATGATTGGACCGCATTTGAAAAAATTGTCCGCCTTTCTTTTGCCCATCGGCGGAAGTTCTTGACAAATAATCTGTTGGAGTCAGATAAGTTAACCCGCTCCGTCCTTGAAAAAGTCCTGGATCGACTCCGGTGGCCGCCCCAGATCCGGGCTGAAGAGATCGATATTGAGGGATTTATTCGCCTGACTGGGGAACTAAAAAAGATAATTTTATCTTGA
- the pdxJ gene encoding Pyridoxine 5'-phosphate synthase, whose translation MALLSIKVDNIAALREMRRFREPDPSQAAVLAELAGADGITCHLREDRRFIRDRDVYILKEMVKTKLTLQMAPADDLVERAVEVKPFMVTLMPFIGDETVIKNGIDLTNNKDLYTEVAATIKASGISVGFFIEPDIDAVKEAARAKVDAVEFNAFKYVAAETIESAEAELDRLEQMAHLANKLNLLPNCSNGLSYKSIRPLIDLGLFEEFTVGNAVIARALMVGLDRAVSELLHLVKSAPIRP comes from the coding sequence ATGGCACTGCTTTCTATAAAAGTGGATAATATTGCCGCCTTGCGCGAGATGCGCCGCTTCCGGGAGCCTGATCCTTCGCAGGCCGCGGTGCTGGCCGAATTGGCCGGGGCCGACGGTATCACCTGTCACCTGCGGGAGGATCGCCGTTTTATCCGCGATCGCGATGTCTATATTCTGAAAGAAATGGTCAAGACCAAGTTGACCCTTCAAATGGCCCCGGCCGACGATCTGGTTGAGCGGGCGGTGGAAGTGAAACCGTTCATGGTGACCTTGATGCCATTTATCGGCGATGAAACCGTCATAAAAAACGGTATCGATTTGACAAACAACAAGGATCTTTACACTGAGGTCGCCGCTACCATTAAGGCCTCGGGTATTAGCGTCGGTTTTTTTATCGAGCCCGATATCGATGCTGTCAAAGAAGCCGCTCGGGCCAAAGTGGATGCGGTCGAATTTAATGCTTTTAAATATGTCGCCGCCGAAACCATTGAAAGCGCCGAGGCCGAACTGGATCGTCTGGAGCAGATGGCCCATTTGGCCAATAAATTGAATTTGCTTCCCAATTGCAGCAATGGTCTGAGTTATAAGAGCATTCGTCCCTTAATCGATCTTGGCTTATTCGAGGAATTTACCGTCGGCAATGCGGTAATCGCTCGGGCGCTGATGGTGGGTTTGGATCGAGCCGTCAGCGAATTGTTGCATCTGGTGAAATCGGCTCCAATAAGGCCATAA